The DNA window GAATGGAATTGTAGTTGCTGGTCCCGTAGCTAATATACTATTTGCAATAGTAGCTTATTGGTTCGTTTTTGTTTTAGGTACTCCGGGTATAAAACCAATTATTGGGCATATCTCTACTAATACTCCTGCTGAAAGGGCTGGAATTCAAGTGAATGAGGAAATCATCGCTGTGGGAAAAAAATCAACCCCTACTTGGGATACAGTAACCCACGCATTATTTATTGCCTCTCAGCATAGATTTGAAGTCCCTATTACGCTCTCTGGATTAAATGGGGTACATGAATTAAATTTGCCACTGAATCAAATTTCATCAGATCCAGAGAAAGCTGGAAATATACTTAATGAATTAGGGATAATCCCTAAAATTCCATCTATCCCACCTATTATTGGAAAAGTGTTCCCCGATGAACCTGCAGCCAGGGCAGGGTTTCAGCCTGAAGATTATATTCTGCAAGGTAATGGAAATCCTATTCACTCTTGGAGTGAGTGGGTTCAATTTATACGCAGCCACCCTAATACTATTTTGAGTGTCGAGATTGATCGTAAGGGAGATCACATAATATTAGGTTTAGAACCTAAGACTATAGAAGAACAAGGAGAGTTTATAGGTCATATTGGTGTGGCACCTAAACCATTGGGTAAATTACCAGAAGAATTACAGGCAACTTTAAAATATAATCCTTTAGAGGCAATACCTAAATCACTAGAAAAAACTTGGGAAATTGGGGCCATGACCGCAATGATGTTTGGAAAAATGCTTCTGGGAAAAACGTCTACTAAATCTATTAGTGGTCCTATTACTATTGCACGATATGCTGGATATAGCGTTCAAATTGGGTTTACTTCGTTTTTAAATTTTCTTGCGTTAGTAAGTATCAGTCTTGCTGTGTTGAATTTATTACCCATACCTGTATTAGATGGAGGGCATTTACTCTATAACTGTATAGAATTTGTCCGTGGTGGAATACCACTATCAGAGAGTGCACAAATAACAGGACAACAGATAGGCATAATATTTTTAGTTGCTTTAATGGGGTTAGCTTTCTACAACGATGTAGTACGGTTATTTTCTTAGTTATTAATTATTTTAATAATTAATAACCAGAATTATCACTAATATCCTTCTAACTATCTCCTTCTAAGAAAATCTCTATAAAATAGTAGTTTGTTATATCCCCAAAAAGATAATCCTGTATGGGTATTACATTAAAAATAAATGGGATAAATTTTGAAGTTTATAAAAGCACAAATTCAAATTGCTATTATAAGCTTAATTTTTGCTACTACTGTATTTGCAGAATTTCAGCCATTTACTATTAAAGATATTCGGATTGAAGGATTACGGCAAATTTCAGCAGGCACTGTCTTTAACTATCTTCCTGCCAAAGCAGGGGATACAGTAGATAGCCAGAAAGTAAAAAATATTATTCATGATCTTTTTAAAACTAGATTTTTTAAAGATATTCAAGTTGAGCGTGAAGGTAGTGTTTTAGTAATCATTGTTACTGAACGTCCTGGAATTGCGAGTATTAAATTTACAGGAAATAAAGAGATTAAAGGAGAACAGCTAACTAAAGCTCTTCAACAAATAGGATTTGCTGAAGGTCAAGTTTTTGATCGTTCCATTTTAGAGAAAGTAGAATTAGAACTTCAGCGACAATACTTTAGTCGAGGGAAATATGGGGTAAAAATTAAAACAACTGTAACTCCACTTACTCGTAATCGGGTAGGCATTACTATCGATGTTAAAGAAGGAGCTGTAGCTAAAATTGGCGGCATTAATATCGTGGGTAATCATGCTTTTAAGGAAAAAACACTACTTAGAACCTTAGAGCTTAAAAAATCTAACAAACTTTCTTTTCTTACCCATAAAAATCAATACTCTCGTCAAAAGCTTGCTGCTGATCTAGAAACTATCCGATCCTATTACCTAGATCGAGGCTATGTTAACTTCACTATTAACTCTACTCAAGTCTCTATTACCCCTGATAAAACAAGGGTATTTATTGTAGTTAATATTACAGAAGGAGATCAGTATCAAATTGGTAAGGTTAAATTAGCAGGAAAATTTGTATTTCCCCCTGAAGATTTATTTAAAATCTTGATTGTAGCTCCAGGAGATGTTTTTTCTCGTAAAGCAGTTTCAGAAAGTACTACTAATATTACAGATTTATTAGGAGACGAAGGATATGCATTTGCGAATGTAAATGCAATGCCAGAGATTGATGAAGAGAAAAAAATAGTGACACTCACTTTTTTTATTGATCCTGGTAAGCGTGCTTATGTGCGTAGAGTGAATATTTCAGGAAATACTAAAACTCGTGATGAAGTCGTACGTCGTGAGATACGACAACAAGAGGGAGGCTGGATTTCGACAGAGCTCATTCATCGCTCCAAAGAGCGTATCCAGCGTTTAGGTTATTTTAAAGATGTAAATGTAGAAACTGTTCCAGTTCCAGGTACTACAGATCAAGTAGATGTAAATTTTGGTGTAGAAGAGCACCCCTCAGGATCTCTTTCTGCAGGTATTGGTTATTCTCAATCCCAAGGGTTTATTTTTAACACGAGTATTGCACAACAAAACTTTTTAGGTAGTGGTAAATATGTCAACGTAGGGTTTAATAATAGTTATGTAAATACAATTTATAGCTTTGGATATACCAATCCTTATTTTACTGAAGATGGAATCAGTAGGGGATTTAATGCTTATTATCGCAAAACTAACCCACTATTTGGCAATATAGCTAGTTATACTAGTAAAAATTATGGAGCAGATTTAACTTTCACAATTCCTATTAATGAATTAGATAACATTAATTTAGGGGCAGGCTATCAAAATGCGGATATTAGTCTTACTGATACCTCACCTATCCAATATGAACAATTTGTTCAAAGCGAAGGAAATAGCTTTGATATATATAGTGTGAACTTCGGCTGGGCTCATGATGGGCGAGATAGTGCTATTTTCCCTACTCGAGGAGGGTATCAGAATGTTTTTGGTAAAGTTGCAGTACCTATTGGTAGTTTACATTTTTATGAGTTTGGCTATAAACAGAGCTGGTATCAACCTTTATCTAGAACCAAGCCAATTTCTTTAATGCTCCGGGCAGATATTGCATATGGGGGTGTTTATGGTGGTACTCATATTTATCCTTTCTTTGAAAATTTTTATGCAGGTGGTATTAATAGTGTACGCGGGTTTAGACCTAACACACTTGGACCTAAAACAAGCGATGGGCTTGCTTTAGGAGGAAATTTTCAGCTTATTGGAAACGCTGAAGTATTTTTTCCTGTTCCTTTTCTTAATGAAAATAAACTAGGTAAGTCTTTACGGATGAGTGCGTTTGTAGACACAGGTAATGTGTATGCTCAAGGACAAACTGTAAGCTTAAGTACTCTGCGTTATTCTGCAGGTATTTCTGCTATGTGGCTTTCTCCTTTTGGTACATTACGTTTTAGCCTTGCTAAAGCACTGCGTACTCAACCTGGGGATTTTCCTCAAGTATTCCAATTTTCTATGGGAACACAATTCTAAAATACTTTGCCATATTTTTCCTATCTTTATTAAAGTATAATAACTTCATTTTTTGTTAATTTTACTAGAATGTTATGGAGCGTGTTCATGATAAAATCTAAGCTACTTAAAATAAGGATGCTCATAAGCATTTTCCTCATGGTAAGTAGTATTTCAGCCTCCGCTGAAATGAAAATAGGTGCAGTTAATGCGGTTAAATTATTAGATGAAGCACCGCACAAAGAAGCTGCTTTAGGCAGATTAAAAAAAGAATTTGAAGCACGCAACAGGCAGCTTGTTGCACAGCAGCGAGAAACTCAAAAACTAGAGGAAAAATATAATCGGGACGCCGCTATTATGAGCGAATCTGATAGAGAAAAGCTCAAACGAGAGGTGATGGATAAAACTCGGGATCTTAAGCGTAGCCAAGATACTTTTGAAGAGGATTACAATATTCGCCGTAATGAAGAGTTCAGAAAACTACAGGAAGATATTGCAAAAGCTGTCGTAGATTTGGCTAAAAAAAATAAATACGATCTTGTGCTTTATGAAGGCGTAATTTATACCAGCCCTGAAGTAGATATTACTGAGGATGTACTAAAGCTAATGAAAGCACAATTTAAAAAGTAATAAATATTCAGTTGTTAAGATATTGTGTTCTACTTATATAGAAATATTGAGTTCGATTTACATTTTACGTTACTACATAGACACTATGTATTACTAGATAGGTAGTTTGTCTATACTTAATAGATCTAATTTAAAAATTATTCATTTATTCTTTCGATCTTTTTAGACTCTATTTTATTCTAGTATTGAACTATAAGGGTTTTATCATTGGATACATTAAATATACAGGACATACTTAGACATCTACCTCATAGATATCCTTTTCTGCTTATAGATAAGGTTATAGAGTATGTACCAGGGGAATCTTTGCTTGCTATTAAAAACGTTACTTATAATGAACCCTATTTCCAAGGTCATTTCCCCGATTTACCTATTATGCCAGGAGTATTGATCTTAGAAGCACTGGCCCAAGCTACTGGGATGCTCGCCTTTAAAACTACTGAAGCACTGCCTACCAGTGATGCCATTTATTACCTTGCAGGTATAGATAATGCTCGATTTAAACATCCTGTAGTGCCAGGAGATCAAATATTATTAAAAGTAGTCTTAACTAGAAATATTCGTCGCTTATGGAAATTTAAAGGTGAGGTGACTGTGGATGGAAAACTAGTAGCATCAGCAGATGTTATGTGCTCCTATAAGGAAATTTCTTAGTGATCGATCCTAATGCAGTTATAGCTCCTAGTGCTCAACTACACGAAACTGTAACGATTGGTCCATACTCAGTGATCGGAGAGAGGGTACGGATTGGTGCTAAAACCTGGATTGGACCCCATGTGGTTATTCAAGGTCCTACCTCTATTGGGGAAGGAAACAAGATATATCAATTCTCATCTATTGGAGATATACCGCAGGACAAAAAATATCATGGTGAGGAGACGCTACTTGAAATTGGAAATGGTAATGTAATCAGAGAATATACCACCATTAACCGAGGCACTGTACAGGGTGGTGGAGTAACACGTATTGGAGATAATAACTGGATTATGGCCTATACGCATATTGCCCATGATTGCCTGATTGGAAACTATACTACCTTTGCCAATAATGCCTCATTAGCTGGGCATGTAATTGTGGAGGACTATGCAACTCTAGGAGGGTATGCTCTTGTCTCTCAATTTTGCAGTATTGGAACTTATAGCTTTTGTTCTATTGCAAGTGTTGTTCATAAAGATGTACCCCCCTATGTGTTAGTTGCCGGTCATATGGCAAAACCAGTAGGAATTAATCTTATCGGATTAAGGCGTGCTGTATTCCAAGAAGGTACGATACGAAATTTACGTAACGCTTATAGATTGCTTTATCGTCAGGGACTTCGTTTTGAAGATTCTATTCAAGAAATAAAACAACTTGCAGAACAAAGTCTAGAAGTACAAATTTTCTTAGATTTTCTGACAAAACCTAATCGTAGCATTATTCGTTAAAGATTGAAGGATATAGACATGGATTCAAATATTAGCCTATCAGATCGGGAAAATAGTGAAGCAATAAAAAAATGGTGGCGAGAGAATTACCGTATTATATTAATTGGTATTTTAGTAAGCTTAATTACTTTTTTATCAGCACGTAGCTGGGCTATACATAGATACAATAAATCTGTTGAGGCTTCAGCTCTCTACCAATTAGTCGTTAATGCAGTAGCAACTCCGCAAGGTGATGCTGAAATTTACAATAGTGCGCGACGGATTAAAGAGAGTTATAGTGATACTTCCTATGGGCTATTTAGTGCACTTATCTTAGCTAAGGAAGATGAGAAACAAGGAGATTTAAAAACTGCACTTTCTCATTTAGAATGGGCACTAAAACATACTAAGGAAAAAGATTCTGAATTTAGAGAAATTATTTATCTGCGAATTGCTAGATTACTGCTAGCAGATAATCAATTAGATAATGCATTAAATACCCTAGAAAATATTAACTCGAAAAATCTTGCTGCTAGTTATGCTGAAGCTCGTGGTGATATTTATTTAAAGCTAGGAAAAATTCAAGAAGCTAAAGAAGCTTATAAAGAAGGATTACAAAATCCAAAGTTAGACTCACAATACCAGCAAATACTTAAATTAAAATTAAAAGATGTAGAACAATCTTAAAGAAGGGAAGGTAGTTTTTATAATTTTTCACTCTAAAGTATAAAATACACCACTATTTGTCATAAGTTTATAGTGTTTGGTCCTTAGATTGAATTTTATTTTCGCCTATTTAATTTTAGAATCTCTCTATAAATATTTTTCGAAAAAAATTACTCTACCTTAGCTTGCTTTTTCTAGGCTTTATGGCTGGTTGCTCTGCAATCCGTCAATATCTTCCAGAAAAGGATTACAGCGACCCACCTTTGGAATTAGAAGAGTTTACTCCTAAAGTAAAAGCAAAAATACTTTGGTCTACGAGAATAGGTAAAGGGACAAAAAGTCATTACTTGCGTCTTTCTCCTTTTATCATAGATGATCAAATTATTGCAGCAGATTATAGCGGTCAAGTTAGTGCTTTTGATGGTACTTCTGGAAAACGCCAATGGGAAACCAAATTAAATTTACCCCTTACTGGTGCAGGAGGGGGCGAACACCTAATTATAGTAGGCACAGAGAACGCTGAAGTAGTTGCATTAGATCCTGAAAAGGGTAATGTCCTTTGGAAAAAGGCTGTGTCTAGTGAAATACTTTCAGCCCCGAGTGTTGAAGAGGGAGTAGTAGTAGTTCGAGCAGTAGATGGGCAAATTTATGGGCTTAATGCCGAAGATGGATCCCGCTTATGGGTTTATCAATATAGCGTACCCTCTTTAACCCTGCGAGGAACAGCTGCTCCTGTTATTGATAATGATAAAGTTATTATTGGGTTACCTGGCGGAAAACTGATTGCACTTTCTTTAGATGATGGTCAATTATTATGGGAGAAA is part of the Candidatus Nitrosacidococcus sp. I8 genome and encodes:
- the lpxA gene encoding acyl-ACP--UDP-N-acetylglucosamine O-acyltransferase; the protein is MIDPNAVIAPSAQLHETVTIGPYSVIGERVRIGAKTWIGPHVVIQGPTSIGEGNKIYQFSSIGDIPQDKKYHGEETLLEIGNGNVIREYTTINRGTVQGGGVTRIGDNNWIMAYTHIAHDCLIGNYTTFANNASLAGHVIVEDYATLGGYALVSQFCSIGTYSFCSIASVVHKDVPPYVLVAGHMAKPVGINLIGLRRAVFQEGTIRNLRNAYRLLYRQGLRFEDSIQEIKQLAEQSLEVQIFLDFLTKPNRSIIR
- the bamB gene encoding outer membrane protein assembly factor BamB, translated to MLFLGFMAGCSAIRQYLPEKDYSDPPLELEEFTPKVKAKILWSTRIGKGTKSHYLRLSPFIIDDQIIAADYSGQVSAFDGTSGKRQWETKLNLPLTGAGGGEHLIIVGTENAEVVALDPEKGNVLWKKAVSSEILSAPSVEEGVVVVRAVDGQIYGLNAEDGSRLWVYQYSVPSLTLRGTAAPVIDNDKVIIGLPGGKLIALSLDDGQLLWEKSVVIPRGRTELDRLADINATPVLYAGYAYTVTYNGKIAAVWLTNGDVLWAREMSSYAGINIDGSNLYVTDIDNYVWALDSRTGASLWRQSKLLRRRLTAPISYDGYVVVGDYEGYLHWMSKDDGHFITRLRVKKVGIINAPLVVENRIYVTNEKGILSAVQIIDN
- the rseP gene encoding RIP metalloprotease RseP, which codes for MLISIVAFIIAIGVLVTVHEYGHFWVARRSGVKVIRFSIGFGYPLWRRSGSDGTEYVLGAIPLGGYVKMLDEREGKVQQKELSYAFNRQRLGVRNGIVVAGPVANILFAIVAYWFVFVLGTPGIKPIIGHISTNTPAERAGIQVNEEIIAVGKKSTPTWDTVTHALFIASQHRFEVPITLSGLNGVHELNLPLNQISSDPEKAGNILNELGIIPKIPSIPPIIGKVFPDEPAARAGFQPEDYILQGNGNPIHSWSEWVQFIRSHPNTILSVEIDRKGDHIILGLEPKTIEEQGEFIGHIGVAPKPLGKLPEELQATLKYNPLEAIPKSLEKTWEIGAMTAMMFGKMLLGKTSTKSISGPITIARYAGYSVQIGFTSFLNFLALVSISLAVLNLLPIPVLDGGHLLYNCIEFVRGGIPLSESAQITGQQIGIIFLVALMGLAFYNDVVRLFS
- the bamA gene encoding outer membrane protein assembly factor BamA; this translates as MKFIKAQIQIAIISLIFATTVFAEFQPFTIKDIRIEGLRQISAGTVFNYLPAKAGDTVDSQKVKNIIHDLFKTRFFKDIQVEREGSVLVIIVTERPGIASIKFTGNKEIKGEQLTKALQQIGFAEGQVFDRSILEKVELELQRQYFSRGKYGVKIKTTVTPLTRNRVGITIDVKEGAVAKIGGINIVGNHAFKEKTLLRTLELKKSNKLSFLTHKNQYSRQKLAADLETIRSYYLDRGYVNFTINSTQVSITPDKTRVFIVVNITEGDQYQIGKVKLAGKFVFPPEDLFKILIVAPGDVFSRKAVSESTTNITDLLGDEGYAFANVNAMPEIDEEKKIVTLTFFIDPGKRAYVRRVNISGNTKTRDEVVRREIRQQEGGWISTELIHRSKERIQRLGYFKDVNVETVPVPGTTDQVDVNFGVEEHPSGSLSAGIGYSQSQGFIFNTSIAQQNFLGSGKYVNVGFNNSYVNTIYSFGYTNPYFTEDGISRGFNAYYRKTNPLFGNIASYTSKNYGADLTFTIPINELDNINLGAGYQNADISLTDTSPIQYEQFVQSEGNSFDIYSVNFGWAHDGRDSAIFPTRGGYQNVFGKVAVPIGSLHFYEFGYKQSWYQPLSRTKPISLMLRADIAYGGVYGGTHIYPFFENFYAGGINSVRGFRPNTLGPKTSDGLALGGNFQLIGNAEVFFPVPFLNENKLGKSLRMSAFVDTGNVYAQGQTVSLSTLRYSAGISAMWLSPFGTLRFSLAKALRTQPGDFPQVFQFSMGTQF
- the fabZ gene encoding 3-hydroxyacyl-ACP dehydratase FabZ, with the protein product MDTLNIQDILRHLPHRYPFLLIDKVIEYVPGESLLAIKNVTYNEPYFQGHFPDLPIMPGVLILEALAQATGMLAFKTTEALPTSDAIYYLAGIDNARFKHPVVPGDQILLKVVLTRNIRRLWKFKGEVTVDGKLVASADVMCSYKEIS
- a CDS encoding OmpH family outer membrane protein, translating into MVSSISASAEMKIGAVNAVKLLDEAPHKEAALGRLKKEFEARNRQLVAQQRETQKLEEKYNRDAAIMSESDREKLKREVMDKTRDLKRSQDTFEEDYNIRRNEEFRKLQEDIAKAVVDLAKKNKYDLVLYEGVIYTSPEVDITEDVLKLMKAQFKK
- a CDS encoding YfgM family protein; this translates as MDSNISLSDRENSEAIKKWWRENYRIILIGILVSLITFLSARSWAIHRYNKSVEASALYQLVVNAVATPQGDAEIYNSARRIKESYSDTSYGLFSALILAKEDEKQGDLKTALSHLEWALKHTKEKDSEFREIIYLRIARLLLADNQLDNALNTLENINSKNLAASYAEARGDIYLKLGKIQEAKEAYKEGLQNPKLDSQYQQILKLKLKDVEQS